GCGGCTGTTGCAATGCCACCTACCAGGGCATAGGTTAGAAATTGAGGTTGCTTCAATACCATCAGAAAGCTGCCTAATACCGCTCTGGGCCGCAGAGAAAGTGATGGGTCGGCGGGTTTGCCATCTGGTAACGCAAAGTAAGAACTTACCAGAATCAGCACTGTAATAACAGCCAGAATGATGAAGATGGAATGCCAGCCGAGTAGTTCAGAAGCATACCCGCCTACTGTAGGGGCTATCATCGGCGAAACGGCCACAACCAGAATGAGTAACGAGAAAATCTGGGCAATCTGATTGACCGGAAACAGATCGCGAACCAATGCCTGAGCAGCTACCAGACCTACACAACCACCCAGCGCCTGAATGAGCCGCATGGCAATCAATGTTTCGATGGAAGTAGCCATCGCACAACCAACGGATGCCAGGACATACACCGCCAAACCCGCGTACAAAGGGAGCTTGCGTCCGAATCGGTCCAGAAGTGGACCATAGAGAAGTTGGCCGACCGAGATACCAATCAGGTAGGCCGTTAGTGATAACTGAACCTGAGCAATAGACGTGTGCAGATCGCGGGCAATAGCTGGAAAGCCCGGCAAATACATGTCGATGGAAAATGGACTGATCGTGGACAACGTGCCCAGAATCAGGATAATAACAAAATGCTGTCTGCGAGTCATTCACTCAGAGGGGAGGTACTTACCTGTATAGACGCTCAGACGTTACCGATTGTTCCACCTTCGAAAATATTGTTAAGTTTTCTTTAGTAGATGCTGCTGACGGCTGAATAACATAATTGGGCAGTTGAACCATCGGTTCATACACTTCAGGCAATACGGGATGGACAACTGTCTCGGATCAGCCTAATTTGCATTGTGATAAATCTTCAAACACACAATGTTGAACCGCAAGGACGCTAAGGCGCAACGAATCAATTAGTAATAATTCGTTGCGCCTTAGCGTCCTTGCGGTTCAAAAAACCATAAAACAACATCGATGAACATTAACGCTTATCTAACCCGAATCCACTACGCTGGCCCCGTAGACGTTTCGCTTGAAACCTTGCAAAATCTCCACTACCAGCATCTGCTATCCATACCCCTCGAGAACCTGGATATTCATTACGGGCGGGACATTGTGTTGGATACGGACGTCCTGTTTACTAAACTCATCACGAAAAAACGTGGAGGGTTTTGCTACGAACTGAATGGACTTTTCTGTGAATTACTTCGGGCAATTGGCTTTACGGCTAAACTGGTGTCGGGGCAGGTCTTTGAACCAGGGAAAGGATTCAACGATGAATTTGACCATGCAGCCATTATCGTTCATTTGAACGGTATCGACTGGCTGGTCGATGTAGGGTTTGGCCGTCGGTTTCCACTTTATCCGATAGCTATTCAACCCGGCGAGATTCAGGAAGATAGGACGGGTCTATACACAATCAGGTCATACAATGCCGCCTATTGGGTCATTCAGTATCAGAATGAAACAGGTAACTGGGTGCCTGCGTACCTCTTCACGACCGTTTCGCGCCAACTGACCGACTTCAGAAGTATGTGCCGTTATCATCAAACGTCATCGGCATCCTACTTTACGCAGAATATGCTTTGTACGCTCGTAACGCCAAACGGCCGGATTACCCTTACCGACGACAAATTGAAAATTACAGAGCAGGGCCGGGTAACTGAACAGCCGGTCGATGATGCTGATGACTTTGAGTACCTGCTGGAAACGCACTTCGGCATTCGGATGAGCTGGGACATTTACGCCCTACGTCCCGAAGTGCTGTTGTTTGCCATCCAGGCCAGCGATTCCAGTTACCGAACCCCGGTCAATGGACTGGCCAACTATTATTTTTCGCATCCGCATCCATAAATACGCCACCCGTTAAGCTCACCGACTGAAGTTTCTTCTTAATCGGGAGCTTAACCATAGCCTGTTTCTGATTAGCCTGCCAGATAGCTGGTGTCTGATGGAAAGTTTCCTTTGTACCATCGGCAAAGGTGACGACTATATCTACTGGTACGGCAAATCCACCGATATTTTGTAGGGTAATGGTAGCCTGAGATGCAGTCGATTCTACCTTCTGAATGGCCAGGTCGATGTAGTTATGGCTGAAAAACCAGTTGTTCCAGAACCAGTTCAGATCTTTGCCTGATGCGCTGTTAAAGCTGAAAAACATATCCCAGGGAGTGGGGTGCTTCCCATGCCAGCGGTCGATAAACGTGTGCAGGCTTTTTTTGAATTCGACATCGCCGAGCAAATCCTTGAGAGCCAAATAACCTAGAGCCGCTTTACCGTATTCGTTATTGCCAAGCGCTGCCCCGCTCAGAATATTGGCTGGCGTGATGATCGGTAAATCCTGCTCGGCCGATGGGTCTTTGATCCAGCTATTGACCCGGAAGTTCAGAAAGTTTTTCGTCGCCTGCTCATACCCCAGATCGGCCTGACTGATGAGGTATTCGAAGGCCGTAATCCAGCCTTCATCCATAAAGCCGTAGCGGGTTTCGTTGATACCCATGTAAAACGGGAACCAGGTATGGGCTAGCTCATGCTCGGCTACGAACCGTGAGAAATTTAGGTCGGGCGTGCTGCTGTCGTTAACCAGCATCGGGTATTCCATATCGGCAAAACCCTGCACGATGGTTGTTTTGGAGTAAGGATACGGAACGCCGGGGAGATTGTTCGAAAACCAGTCGAGTGCATGTCGCCCGAAGCGAACCATCTGGTGAAAATCGGCCGCGTTATCCAGAAAAGCCGCCTGCACACTGGCCCGTCGATTCGTCTTTTTATCGACTACCACGCTGGATGCATCCCATACATAGTGATTGCTGATACACAGTGCCATATCTGGCACATTGTTCGCCTTCCATTTCCAGCTATTGACGGCCTGCTGCGTTGTGACCTTCCCGCTCGTCATATCAGCTAGCATGGCTACATGAATAACCGAATCGGTAGTCATCGACTCCGTCAGGCGTTTGGCGAAAGCAGGTTGTAGAACCTCGGCGGCATTCTGTAAATCGCCCGTTGCCCAGACTACGTAGTCTTTGGGAACATTGATGGTGAGCGTATAGTCGTTGAAGTCATTGTAAAACTCCTGGGCTTCAGTAAACGTGGTACGATCCCAGCCGTAATAGTCGTCCATAACGGCTATGCGCGGATAGAAATACGCCAGAAAGAACGTCGTTGAGTCGAGCATACCTTCCCGATTGCTTTCCAGCGACATATCGAAATGCCAGTCGAAGGAAAGTTTTACAGAATCGTGGGGCATCAGTGGTTTCGTGAGAACAACCTGCCGCCAGGTAGCCGTACCGGCATCCCGCCAGTTTTTAGTAATTCCGTTTTCTGCATAGCGGTCGATGTGTATACCCGAAGTCAGGTAATCGGGCGAGGCTGGGGCCTGTCGGATGGCACCCGGTTGATGGCTGTTGAGAAAGAGCTTAAAAACGAGGATAGTAAGTGTATCGGGGCTGTTGTTGGTATAGGTGATGTCTTCTGTTCCCCGAATGGCCCGATTGGGTGGCGCTGCCGTAACCGTGATAGCATAGCGGGCCGAGTTTTGCCAATAGTTTTTGCCGGGCTTACCATCCATTGAGCGGGTGCCTTTCTGGTACGCCTGTTTGATGTTTCGTGGCATATATAAACTCTGGGCCTGCATAAGGCCTACGCTGGCAGCTATCAACAAAGTAGTCATCAACGGTTTTCTGAAGGCAAATGGACTGATTCGCATACTGATTATGACTAAGAATAGGTGCAAGCTACTAAAAAGCCGAAAAGTCGATGCTCAAATTTGGAAGAGTGGTAAGCGTAATAAAGTTGATCGGGAGGTTCATCAAATCGGTTATGAAACGTTACAGAATATTTTGTGGTTTTACTCGTACTACTAAAAAAAGATCGCCATGGAACAGTCTGCTTTATCAATGCCTTCTGGACGATTAAATCCATTACAAGTTAGTTTACTCCGACTTTTTAATCGAGAAATGACTGATGACCAAGTGCTTGAATTAAAGCGCGTATTGGTTCAGTATTATTCAGAGCGATTGAAGGATGAAGTAGAACTAGCTGTAGTTGAGCGCAGCTATACACAAGCCGATTTTGACAATATGTTAAATGAGAACTCCTGATGTTACGGATTGTTGTCGATACAAATTGTCTATTGGCGTCTATCTCTCCTCGTAGCTCATATTATAAACTTTATCGACTATTTGAGCGTGAAAAGCTTGAGTGGGTAGTCAGTAATGAAATTTTGACGGAATATGGCGAAAAGCTAATTGAAAACTATTCGATACAAACGGCTGATCTAGTGCTGACTATTCTGACACTCGCCCCCAATACATTATTTCAGGAAGCTTATTACAACTGGCAGCTTATTGAAGAAGACCCAGACGATAATAAGTTTGTAGATGTTGCTATTGCGGCTGGGGCAGATTATCTGATTACGAATGATAGTCATTTCCGTGTGCTGAAGAAACTCGTATTTCCTAAAGTCAACATAGTTTCTTTACCTGACTTCTCAGATATGATTTCCGAAGATTAATAAGCATAAATAAAAACCGGGAATACAAGTAAACTCGTATTCCCGGCGAAAATCCGTTATACAACTGCTTATACGCCCAGTGGACCGCCCAGGGTAACATTCGTACCAGCGCTGGGCGTGGAATGGATACCAGCATGATGGCTGCCTGGGTGATGTTCCTCTTCTTCTTTAGAACCTTTGTTGATAAACGATTCGGCCAGGATTGTCAATTTCCGGTCGGTTTCCTTTTCTTCTTCTAGTGTCATCGCCAGCAGTTCGGCCGATTGGGTGAAATCAAGCACATGGGCCAGCGTTAGTAAGGAGCCATAGATAGCGATTTCATAATGTTCGATAGCCTGTGCGGCAATAATCAGTCCAGCATCGCGGGTAAGCGACCCCGGCTCTGTATTGTCGATAACCCATTGAGCATCATGGATTAATCCGTCGATTGCTGTTGATCTATGCTCCTCGGCCCGAATACCGATAATTCGGAATATTTCTTCTAGTCGTTCAACCTGTGTACGGCTTACCTCCTCATGATGGGCAAAAGCATGACCAACTTCGTCGGTTGTGCTGGCTTCTGCCTGATCCGCCAATGCATCGACAGTTCGCTTTTCGGCATAGTATACACTTTTCAGGTTGGTGATAAACAGGTCACGTAGCCCTTCATCAGCAGTGGAGTCATTTCCACTGAAAAAACTCGCAATTCGTTCTCCCAAAGAGGCCATATCACTTTATTGTTAATGTAAAATAATGATTAACAATAATGGTATCTAAATCTGTGCCAGATGCTGACTATCAGCAGTGTATGAATTGATAGATATCAGAATGATACTATTTTTCCACAGTTATTGTGGGGAATTGTCGCTTTCCTACTCCTTATTTTAATACCCTGCAGCCTGCCCATCTTTTCGCATTTCGGATGCCCCCCAATAAATTCGATTGACTGCGTCCCAGTGAATGGCTTGATAACCGCCGAAGAAATCGGTTGAAGACAGGTGGTGGCCCCGCTTTTCCAGGTCATCACGAACCTCCTTACTAATACCACTTTCCAGCGCCAGTCGCCCTCCATCGGTCATGATTGTACCAATTGGTTCACTACTACCCGAATGGCTAAATCGGGCTGCATCGCCCGCTTCCTGTACGTTCATACCAAAATCGATGATGTTACACAGCACCTGCACGTGGCCTTGTGGCTGCATAGCTCCTCCCATAACCCCGAAGCTGAGAAACGGCTCCCCATTTTTAAGCACGAAACCGGGTATGATAGTGTTGAACGGACGCTTGCCAGGTGCGTAGACGTTGGCATGGCCGGATTGCAGATTAAAACTGGTGCCCCGGTTATGCAGAACGAATCCAAGTCCATCAGGTACCAGACCACTACCAAACTCCAGCATATTGCTTTGAATGAGTGACACAATATTCCCCTGTTCATCGGCAACCGTCAGGTAAACGGTGTCGCCGGTACGAAGGGCTGGGTCGCCGGCATCCAGATGTTCGGAGGCTTTTTTTGGGTCGATCAGTTTCCGGCGTTGGGCCGCATAGTCTTTTGTGAGTAACCACTTAGTTGAAGCCTTGGCAAAAGCAGGGTCAGCATAGTATTTGGCTCGATCTTCAAAGGCTAACTTCTTGGCTTCGACGAGCAAGTGGAGGTAGTCGGCACTGTTATGGCCTAGTTTTTTCAGGTCATACCCTTCCAGAATGTTCAGCATCTCCAGCACTGAAATTCCCTGGCCATTAGGTGGTAACTCGTACACATCGTACCCCCGGTAATTCACTGAAACAGGATCGATCCACGTACTTTGATGAGCTGCTAAATCGGCTTTTCGTATATACAAACCTGCTCGTTGCGCATAGCGATCTATAGCATCGGCAAGGCTACCCTTATAAAAAGCATCCCGGCCACTCGTAGCAATTTTTTCGTATGTAGTAGCCAGATCAGGGTTTCGGAACAATTGCCCTTCAACCGGCGCTTTGCCGTTGATCAGGAAGGTTTTGCGGAAGTTGCCGAATTCCTGAACAATGGCTTCACTAGCGGCCAGCCGGTTAGCGGCAACCTGCCAGGAGTAAGCAATAACCTGCGGAACGGGAGCCCCCTCGCGGGCGTAGCGGATGCTGGGAGCCAGAAGGGTATGCATGGGTAATTTGCCAAACCGATGATGTAACTGAAACCACCCATCCACCGCGCCCGGTACCGAAACCGATAAAGGGCCATAAAGCGGAAGCTGTTTTTTGTCGCCCAGTAGTTTCTGCAACGCTTCGTAGGTAAGTCCTTTTGGCGACCGGCCACTGGCATTCAGGCCGTACAATTTTTTATCCTTCGCCGACCAGACAATGGCAAACAGATCGCCACCGATACCACCGTTATTGGGCTCGACAACACCTAAGGCAGCATTCGCAGCAATGGCGGCATCAATGGCCGTTCCACCTTGTTTTAATATATCCAGCCCGATCTGGGTAGCCAGGGGATGACTGGTTGCTACCATACCATGCTGACCTAATACCGGGCTGCGTGTAGCAAAAGTAGGGCCTGTAATTCGATCTCCTTTGCCTATCTGCTGGCCATGCAGCGGGAGATAGACTAGCCAAATGATTGGTAAGCAGAAATAAAGGCAAAGCCGATTCATAGAGCTAAACAGTTTACGTTTAAACGCAGGAGTACGCTCCACTTACTGTAGTACCCAATTCAAGGTCATTACACCGGCCAGCCCAGATACCGAAACCAGCGTTTCCATGATCGACCAGGTTTTGAGTGTATCGGCCATAGAAAGTTGAAAATACTCCCGAAACAGCCAGAATCCCGTATCGTTTACGTGGGAGAACATCATGCTCCCGGCGCCGATACTCAAGACCATCAAATTCGGCTCAACGCCCGAAGTGGCCAGGAGTGGCGTTACAAACCCAGCGGTGGTAATCCCCGATACAGTCGACGAGCCAACACAGACCCGAATAAGCGCGGCCATACCCCAGGCCAGAACATACGGGTGAAGCGTTGAGTGTTGCATCAGATCGGCTATCGACTGGTTCACGCCACCATCCGTCAAGACTTGCTTAAGCGCACCCGCACCACCAAAAATTAGAAACAGCATAGCCACATCCTTAATGGCATCACCAAACAGGGCGGTTACTTCGGGCATTGTTTTTCCTCGCCACAAGCCCAGAGTAAACGATGCCAGAACGACCGCCAGGAACATGCTCACGATGGGTTCGCCCATAAAGAGTAGCGTTTGTTGCTGCCAGGAGTTGGTTGGCAGAAAGGGACTAATCAACGTGCTGATGCCAATGAGCAGAATCGGAAACAGAACCGTCAGAAAGCTTACAGCGGTCGAAGGAGTCTGATGAGTCTCCAGATTGGGAGCAATGAATGCCGGGTTGGGCAGGTTAGTGTATCGCTTTAGTGTGGAGCCGAATAAAGCACCTGACACCAGAATGGCCGGAATCGATACAAGGATGCCGTAGAAAAGCGTCAGGCCCATGTTGGCGTTGAACTGCTTTAGTATAGCCAGGGGAGCCGGATGGGGTGGTAAATAGCCCTGTGTAACGGACAGAGAAGCCAGCATCGGCAGGCCAATGTACAGAGCCGGTAGTTTATAGCGATAGGCTACAGTGATGACCAGCGGAGCCAGCAACATAAACCCCACCGAATAGAACAATGGTAAGCCAACAATAAAACCCGTAACCATAAAGGCCCAACGCGCATGCCGGGTACCTACCAGCCCCATCATACTACTGGCAATGCGCTCGGCAGCTCCACTTTGTGCCACCAGTTTCCCCAGCATAGCGCCCAGGGCAATAATGGCCGTAATAGAGGCCAGTGTGCCACCGATCCCTTTCTGAATGGCGTCGACAATAGCTAAAGGTTTAAGGCCTAAAGCCAGTCCAACGCCTACCGATACGGCCAGAAATGCCAGAAAGGTATGTAAACGAACCCATGAAATGAGTGCTATCAGCGTCAGTATGCCAAGCAGGGTAATGGTTAGAGGCATGATGGAAATTAAGGAGTCGTTCCGGGTTTGTGGTGGAAAGGCGCCAATTAGTAGATTTTAACCTTATATCGGTAGCGACCTCTGAAATACTCCCTCATCTTCACCACTTCCCGGCTCTGATCCGAAATCCAGAATGTGGCATACACACCTTGCTGACCGTAATCAATTTTTAAGAGCCAACAGTTGATCGTAGTCGCTCCTCCTATCGATAAATCTTCTTTCCCGGTCACGGTCAACCGATAATAGCTGGCCGATGGGCTCCCCGGTTCGTAGAAGGCAATAGCAAACTCCTGACCTACTCGTTTGAAGGGAAGCAGCGGAAGGATTTCCAGATCCATCGGAAACGCAAAGGCAGGTGGGTTCATGATTACTCGAAACGAACTGTCTTTAGCGGTATGCTGATCAGCAGCCGGTATGGTTACGGTGGTGCCGTTAAAGACAAAATTCCGATTCCCTCGTTTGGTATAGGTAGCTCTATGGGTAAGTGGCGCCAGTGAAGGGAATAATCCAGTAGTTGTCACGTTGGCCAGTAGCGAGTCTTTCTGAAACCATTGCCAATTAAACTGGTAGATTTTTTGACCGGTGGAGGTAGCGCTCAGGCGAATCGTCCGATCCCAGAGATCGGCAGAAGAGAGCCGATGCCCAAGGCTATCTTCAAAAAAGACAGCATACGTACGTTTCACTTCCCGAAATGCAGCCACGTTTAACCTTAAGTTGGCTGTATTAATTGTATCAATTTGCGCACTAACTGTGTTGACTAAACTGCCAAGTAAAAGAAATGCCAGAAGAAATCGGTGCATGGTTAAAGCCAGAGTTGAGGAAGGGCCAAGTTACCAATTTCAGGCTCTGTTTCTACCGTTTTTGCTCCGAACGGAAGTCCATGGCAAACTGAGTGGCGAGCAGGTTGCTGCAAGTTTTATATTAAAATTAAGTACTATAAAAATAGTTTAATAAAAAATTTGTTATTTATTATGAGATTATTCTCATTATTGCTTCAAGCAAAACCACAGATATTTATAGTTATGAGTAATTCGAATCAACTCCAATATTTCATATCGCAATCCTATCGGCAGGTTCAACTTTCGGTTGAGAAAGGAACAACACATTATCCGTACAGTGATTTTAATACACAGTTCAACCAATTGCTGGAAGCTTCGGGCGACGAAGCTTATGCACGTAACCTGACCATTCAGTTAGTGGAAGAGGCCGCGCAGTATCGCCAGACTACCGATTATCTGCGCCAGGAAATGGCTTTTGAAGCCCAGGCATCTACTTTGGTAGACCGTACTACGGCTGTTGCGCTCGATCAGCATCACGATGCTGCATTGGTTGACCGTCGCATGCATCGGCACGCTCCACGTACCAATCAGCTAGTGGCTGAGTTGGTTTGATGAGTTTTATTTGCAAGTACGACCCCATTGGGTTCGCATGTCTATAGCTAAGAGATTTACCCTATAAACATGCAAACCCCGACGGGGTCGTACCAAATCTGACAGAAAAGTAAGATCAAAGTAACGCCGTTGGCTCAATCTAACAGGGTTGAAAACCAAGTATTAAGCCTTCCGAATCAAATCCAGTAGTTTGCGGTCCAGCTTATGGCCGTACCAATCTTCATAGGCTACGTCTGTTCGACCGGAGTCCAGAATGCCGAAGGAGCCCACAAACTCCCAGAGTGCGAAGCCGATTCCATGGCTGGATAGAATGTCGAGCACATCGCTGAACCAGGCTAGAAATACACCATGTGGCGTTTTATTCCAGCAACCGCACTCGCCACAATGGACCCCCACGCCCTTGTTGACCAGTTCAATCCAGGGTTGATAAAATGTTTCAAGCATGGCCCGGCTGAGATATTTGTCGCCCACCTGCCCCGGCCATTTGGGTTCAGGCAGATGGTCTGGGTCTTTATTGGCCCAGGGCGCTTTATAGTGTGAAATGATCCCCGGATTATATCCCCGGCAACTTTGCGCAATATCCAGGTCGACTAATTCGGGAATGACCGAGCTGCCGGTATTGTTTCCATCGGCAATAATCAAGTGCTTCGGATTTTCCTTTCGAATGGCGTTGGAAGCGGCCATCGCTACCTTTCTGTATACATCACCCGGTACTGTACTATGGGGCGAATGCTGATCGTTCATATCGGTCCGCATACTAGGTTCGTTGAGCAGATCGAAGCTGATTTGCTTCGACGATACAGTTTTGTACCGCTTTGCCCACATATTCCAGTGGAAACAGAACGCATCCAGTGCAGCCTGATCTTTCCAGAGGTTATAGGGTTCATGGAAGCCCGCGTTCACACAGTAGCCTGGTGCCCGGTGTAAGTTCAGGCTCACATGCAGGTTATACCTGTGGGCCATCGATACTAACTGGTCGATTCGATCGACCAACTGTGGGTCAATCTGATACACTTCGTCGGGGGTAATGTTGCGGCTCCGGTCGAATTTCAGATATGACGGGTAGGCAATGGGTATCCGAACGAAGTCGAATCCCCAATCCTGCATCCATTTGAAATAATCTTCCTTCGTGGCTGGGCGGCTGTTGGCCGGGTCAGGTGAGAAGAAATCCAGCAGGTTAAACCCCTTCCATTTAGGCAGTTTGTTTTTGCCCTGAAAGGCTGGTTGCGGAGTTGCCAGCAGGTCCGGTCCTGCTGTACTCAGCGCTGTTGCCAGCAGGCTTGTATTCCGAATAAATGTCCGTCGTTCCATACGTGGAAGAGAGTAGCAAATTCTTAATCTACTCGCAGAACCCTGCTGTATCGTAATGTTTTCTGTATTTCCCGCTCCAACTGAAGGCTTCATGAGAAATTACGGATAGTTATTCGATTGGTCAGTCAAGTAAAAACGAGGGTATTGACGTCTTATAAGGCAAATCTTGCATGTTGACGATAAAAAGAAACCAATAACCATGAAAAAAGACCTTTTCGCGTTGGGCCTGGCTACCCTTTCCTTACTGGGGGTATCCGATAGTTTTGCTCAGAAAGGAAAGCCGTTGTACACGTTTCCGATTGGGGTTGAGTCGTATACCTACCGGGCCAGCTTCCCCAAAAATGTTATTGCTACCCTGGATACCATTAAAGCACTGGGCATTACCGACATGGAAGGAGGTGCCCCAAAAGGCTATACCGAAGCCGAATTCAAAAAGCTATGCGACGAACGAGGTATTAAAATTTCGGCTACGGGTGGCGGATACGAACAACTGGCCAAAGACCCTACTGACGCGATCAATAAAGCAAAAGCACTGGGCGCTTCGTACATCATGTGCGCCTGGATTCCTCACGAAAGAGGCCATTTTAACCTCGATAATGCTAAAAAAGCCGTAGAGGATTTTAACCGCATCGGCAAAGCCATGAAGGACCAGGGCATTACTTTTTGCTACCATAATCATGGTTACGAGTTCCACCCTTACGAAGATGGTACGCTGTTCGACTATATTGTAAAAAATACCAACCCCGAATACGTTTCGTTCGAGATGGATATTTTGTGGGCGCAACACGGTGGGGCCGACCCAGTTGCCCTACTGAAAAAATATGGTAGTCGCTTTAAGCTGATGCACCTGAAAGACCTCAAAAAAGGGGTAAAAGGTGATCTGACGGGCGGTACTCCTCCCGAAAACGATGTAGTACTCGGCCAGGGACAGGTGAATATTCCTGAGATTTTACGGTTGGCGAAGAAAGCAGGTGTAAAACACTACTACATTGAGGACGAGAGTAACAAAGAATACGAACAAATGCCTAAGAGCATTGCTTATTTGAAGAGTTTGAAGGAGTAAGTCTTGAGAGAAACGTTCCTACGTTTCCAGAGTCGATAATCCAGATGTGCCCCCGAGGGCGTCAATTAGTTATAGCAGACTCAATATGTCTATACCTAGTTGATACTCTCGGGGGCATACGCTTTCTTGCCCAGTTAGGTTCAGTTGCCTTTTCGCTTCGCCAGCTTCCTATTGGCTTTCCGAATGGCATCGAACCAAAGGTCATAGGTGAAGCAGCCTTCCCAGCCCCGGAAGTCGTAATGCCACCACTCCCACGGAAATACAGCGAAACCGACCCGCTCCATCGCCGAACGTAACAGCGTGCGGTGTGCCAGCGACGCACTGTCCGAATCCATGTAGTTGTGATAGGCGCGGGGCGTTGATTCGTCATAACCTGATGGCATGGATAGCCGTTTGCCGGTTTTCAGTTCATACAGCGATAGGTCGATAGCCATTCCTCGGTTATGTTTGGAGCCTTTTCGTGGATCGGCCACAAACGTAGTGTCGCCATGTTCTTCATAAAAAAGCATGGTGATTGCGTAAGGCCGGTATCCGTCGAACAACACCAATCCATAGCCCTGTTTTTTCAGGTTTTCAGCTACCTGCCTTAGGGCTAATGCGGCTGGTTTACGCATGAATACATCGGCGGTTGGGTACAGCTTTCGTTTGAGAAAATTGGTCGTATCGGCATACGTGACGTCGTATTGAGCCTCAGGCAAGATCTGGCGCATATCGACCAGTTCATTGTCGGGGTCAGCCGCTACAATTTTCTCATAAATCGACACATCACTAACCACTGGCAAGCCGTACTTACTTTTGGGTAAATGAAATTTCAGTGGCTGAGCCAGGAGTGATACGCTTGTTGACAGACAAAGAAGGAGTGTGCTCAGGCAGATTGATTTTGTCATGTAGCTGCTGATGAGTGGATTAGCTGTCAACGGCCAGCATCAGAGACCGTTGTTGGCTGATAAAGGAAATAATCATAAATGGCACGGGCCGACTGGGCAATAACCTGCTCTCGCTCGGCTAGCGGCATGGGTGAATCCCCAACGAAAACGGCAATGGCTATGTGGCCGGCCTCATCGGGTAAGGTGATAATGCCCACATCATCAGTAGCTAGGTTATTCAATGAACCCGTTTTATGAGCGATAACCGTGTTAGGAGGCAGGTACCCTTTGAGTCGTGCGGCTCCGCCCCGGCACCGTTCCATGACCCCTAGCAATAAGGCGCGACTTTCGGATTTGAGGGCCGTACCCCGGTAAATTTGTGCCAGTAAATTGACCATCGCTTCAGGGGTTGCGGTATCACGTGGATCGGTTGCCAGTTTGCGGGAAGCCTGCTGCTTCATATCGGGTGTAATGGCACTGTCTAATCGTGCGTAAAAGCCAAGCGTCCACTGATTCGCAGGTGGTAAGGTGATGCCATCGAGGTCGGCCAGTAGTTGAATAATAGTTCGGTCCACCGACATGCCCTGAATACCGAGCGC
This window of the Spirosoma aerolatum genome carries:
- a CDS encoding Bcr/CflA family multidrug efflux MFS transporter encodes the protein MTRRQHFVIILILGTLSTISPFSIDMYLPGFPAIARDLHTSIAQVQLSLTAYLIGISVGQLLYGPLLDRFGRKLPLYAGLAVYVLASVGCAMATSIETLIAMRLIQALGGCVGLVAAQALVRDLFPVNQIAQIFSLLILVVAVSPMIAPTVGGYASELLGWHSIFIILAVITVLILVSSYFALPDGKPADPSLSLRPRAVLGSFLMVLKQPQFLTYALVGGIATAAPFAYLAGSSDVFINIYHTSPQEYGWIFAFLSIAVIAPTQLNRLFLKRFTSEQIIFATLLYQSVIGLIMVFGTWAGWYGQYGLITILFLFLCGQNITGPNASALSLAPFERHAGSAAALMGSFRMGIGACVSGAVSFFHNNTAIPMVSVMTACVVSSLFILLLGSQAIKHRRKRTDVDEPMAEVML
- a CDS encoding arylamine N-acetyltransferase family protein, whose product is MNINAYLTRIHYAGPVDVSLETLQNLHYQHLLSIPLENLDIHYGRDIVLDTDVLFTKLITKKRGGFCYELNGLFCELLRAIGFTAKLVSGQVFEPGKGFNDEFDHAAIIVHLNGIDWLVDVGFGRRFPLYPIAIQPGEIQEDRTGLYTIRSYNAAYWVIQYQNETGNWVPAYLFTTVSRQLTDFRSMCRYHQTSSASYFTQNMLCTLVTPNGRITLTDDKLKITEQGRVTEQPVDDADDFEYLLETHFGIRMSWDIYALRPEVLLFAIQASDSSYRTPVNGLANYYFSHPHP
- a CDS encoding M1 family metallopeptidase; translated protein: MTTLLIAASVGLMQAQSLYMPRNIKQAYQKGTRSMDGKPGKNYWQNSARYAITVTAAPPNRAIRGTEDITYTNNSPDTLTILVFKLFLNSHQPGAIRQAPASPDYLTSGIHIDRYAENGITKNWRDAGTATWRQVVLTKPLMPHDSVKLSFDWHFDMSLESNREGMLDSTTFFLAYFYPRIAVMDDYYGWDRTTFTEAQEFYNDFNDYTLTINVPKDYVVWATGDLQNAAEVLQPAFAKRLTESMTTDSVIHVAMLADMTSGKVTTQQAVNSWKWKANNVPDMALCISNHYVWDASSVVVDKKTNRRASVQAAFLDNAADFHQMVRFGRHALDWFSNNLPGVPYPYSKTTIVQGFADMEYPMLVNDSSTPDLNFSRFVAEHELAHTWFPFYMGINETRYGFMDEGWITAFEYLISQADLGYEQATKNFLNFRVNSWIKDPSAEQDLPIITPANILSGAALGNNEYGKAALGYLALKDLLGDVEFKKSLHTFIDRWHGKHPTPWDMFFSFNSASGKDLNWFWNNWFFSHNYIDLAIQKVESTASQATITLQNIGGFAVPVDIVVTFADGTKETFHQTPAIWQANQKQAMVKLPIKKKLQSVSLTGGVFMDADAKNNSWPVH
- a CDS encoding putative toxin-antitoxin system toxin component, PIN family translates to MLRIVVDTNCLLASISPRSSYYKLYRLFEREKLEWVVSNEILTEYGEKLIENYSIQTADLVLTILTLAPNTLFQEAYYNWQLIEEDPDDNKFVDVAIAAGADYLITNDSHFRVLKKLVFPKVNIVSLPDFSDMISED
- a CDS encoding YciE/YciF ferroxidase family protein translates to MASLGERIASFFSGNDSTADEGLRDLFITNLKSVYYAEKRTVDALADQAEASTTDEVGHAFAHHEEVSRTQVERLEEIFRIIGIRAEEHRSTAIDGLIHDAQWVIDNTEPGSLTRDAGLIIAAQAIEHYEIAIYGSLLTLAHVLDFTQSAELLAMTLEEEKETDRKLTILAESFINKGSKEEEEHHPGSHHAGIHSTPSAGTNVTLGGPLGV